Below is a window of uncultured Cohaesibacter sp. DNA.
TGACAGCCGCGCGGACTTGTCTCTTTCAAATATCCTCGATGAGGTCGAAAAGGCAGGCTATGCCGGTGTGAATGTCACATATCCATATAAAATGGAGGTTATATCTTATCTTGACGACCTGTCTGACAATGCCAGAATGGTTGGTGCGGTCAATACGGTGGTCTTCAGGCATGGCAAGAGGATCGGGCACAATACGGATCTTTGGGGCTTTGCAGAAAGTTTTCGTCGTGGGCTAGTGGGGGCCAATTGGCAAGATACGCTTCTGATAGGCGCTGGCGGGGCAGGGGTTGCCGTCGCTCATGCGCTGGTTCAATGCGGTGTAAAGAGCCTGTCGATCCATGACATGGATCTTGGCAGAGCCGATGATTTGGTAGATCATCTGAAAAGGACATGGCCGGATCTGAACGCCCATGCCATTGGCTCTCTTGCAGGTCTCTTTTCTTCCAAACGTCCCGATGGTGTGGTCAATGCCACACCGATGGGAATGGCCAAATTGCCAGGCTCCGCATTGCCGCCGGATTATCTGAACGACCAGATGTGGGTCGCCGACATCGTTTATTTTCCGCTGGAAACCCAGCTGCTCAAGGATGCGCGTGCCTGTGGTTGCCGCACATTGCCCGGATCGGGAATGGCCGTATATCAGGCGGTTCGCGCATTTGAACTCTTCACGGGCCTGCCCGCGAATCCCAATCGAATGAAGGAGACTTTCGATAAGTTTGATATTGTAACAAGTCACTGAAACTGAACGCTTATTAGGGAGGAGAATGATATGACGTTCAAAATTGGAAGGAAACTTGCAGTAGCTGCCGCGATCACAATCGGTCTGGCATCCTATGCAAGTGCTCAGACAATCCGTCTGGCCCATGTGGATCCTGATGAATGGACTGCCTCGAAAAAAGGGGCTGCAGCTCACATTTTCAAAAATATAGTAGAAGGCGAATCCAGCCTCAAGGTTGAGCTTTTCCCCGCAGGATCTCTGGGCAATGAAACCGAACTGGTCGGGCAGGCTCAGGAAAACCTCACTCAGGTTGTTCTTGTGTCCGGTGCGATGTCCAAAATCTGCCCGGCGGCAGGTGTTCTGGACATTCCCTACACCTTCGCTTCAGCCCCCATCGCCTGGGCCGTGCTGGATGGCGAGTTCGGCAAGGCTCTGGGCGAGCATTGCCTTGAGAAGACCGGCCTTCGCACATTGGCCTATGGCGAAACCGGCTTCCGCAACTTCACCAACGGGACACGTGAAATTCGCAAGCCTGAAGACATGGCTGGCTTGAAATTCCGCGTGCAGCCAATTCCTCTCTATGTCGAAATGGTCAAGGGCCTTGGCGGCGAGCCAACCCCGATCGCATGGACCGAACTGCCCAACGCCTTGTCGCTTGGTGTGGTTGACGGACAGGAAAACCCCGTCGGCGTGATCTATAACAACGGCCTGCACAAGCTGCAGAAATACATGACCCTTGATGGACATGTCTATGGTGCCGATTTCATCCTGG
It encodes the following:
- a CDS encoding DctP family TRAP transporter solute-binding subunit yields the protein MTFKIGRKLAVAAAITIGLASYASAQTIRLAHVDPDEWTASKKGAAAHIFKNIVEGESSLKVELFPAGSLGNETELVGQAQENLTQVVLVSGAMSKICPAAGVLDIPYTFASAPIAWAVLDGEFGKALGEHCLEKTGLRTLAYGETGFRNFTNGTREIRKPEDMAGLKFRVQPIPLYVEMVKGLGGEPTPIAWTELPNALSLGVVDGQENPVGVIYNNGLHKLQKYMTLDGHVYGADFILVSDEFYQSLTPAEQQVVTKAAQVAGTMGRAIQQWGTAEGVKKVQEEGMQVYSPTAEEIAAFAAKAQPAVVDYLRQELGADAEWIDRLQKAVADASK
- a CDS encoding shikimate dehydrogenase; translated protein: MQGAHAAVIPDHIDIGLIGCGIGKSRTPAMHMAEAKAQGFDCDYHLLDMEDDSRADLSLSNILDEVEKAGYAGVNVTYPYKMEVISYLDDLSDNARMVGAVNTVVFRHGKRIGHNTDLWGFAESFRRGLVGANWQDTLLIGAGGAGVAVAHALVQCGVKSLSIHDMDLGRADDLVDHLKRTWPDLNAHAIGSLAGLFSSKRPDGVVNATPMGMAKLPGSALPPDYLNDQMWVADIVYFPLETQLLKDARACGCRTLPGSGMAVYQAVRAFELFTGLPANPNRMKETFDKFDIVTSH